In one Haloarcula taiwanensis genomic region, the following are encoded:
- a CDS encoding ferrichrome ABC transporter substrate-binding protein — protein sequence MVRRRQLLVSSASLIAAGFSGCVGSSTDGTDSTDQSRSTETDSNIASETAASETAASDPTPYTVRMEPNDPYTFEEVPETYGVGTSPFIDMGMALGIHPTATTGLERAPLKFYDLLDLGFDERQPVKIASDAESGYDKENFYAADADVWLISRNNISRYVNWDDSDFVDVESQTGPFLGTTLRFAPQSAVQNEPNPYTMYEAFEKVADIFQRQRRFQGWQSLHNDLMGTIEDALPPEDERPTVAAIWRGVSPDSGRFRIAPLHRLGNNTKSYYRLGMQDAFEGQYPDGPVGYEELARADPDYIGAVGALTSATHEEFVNTVIEPFENNENGQRLRAVQNGNVIRSGGQYMGPIVDMFSTEAVAKQVYPDEFGEWPGAVGAIPESEQLFDRQRLIDIVNGDL from the coding sequence ATGGTACGTCGACGTCAGTTGCTTGTGAGTAGTGCTAGTCTCATTGCTGCCGGCTTCTCCGGCTGTGTTGGAAGTTCTACCGACGGAACGGACAGCACGGATCAGTCACGGAGTACAGAGACAGACAGTAATATCGCCAGTGAGACGGCAGCTTCCGAAACAGCAGCGTCGGACCCGACACCGTATACGGTCCGAATGGAACCTAACGACCCCTACACATTTGAAGAGGTGCCCGAGACGTATGGCGTCGGTACCAGTCCCTTCATCGACATGGGCATGGCGCTTGGGATCCACCCGACGGCGACCACTGGTCTCGAGCGCGCCCCGTTGAAATTCTACGACCTCCTTGATCTTGGATTCGACGAGAGACAGCCCGTCAAGATCGCCAGCGATGCCGAGTCCGGCTACGATAAGGAGAACTTCTATGCCGCTGATGCAGATGTCTGGCTCATCTCCCGAAACAACATCAGCCGTTACGTCAACTGGGACGACTCCGACTTCGTAGATGTCGAGTCCCAGACTGGCCCCTTTCTTGGGACGACGCTTCGCTTTGCCCCCCAATCCGCTGTTCAGAACGAACCGAATCCGTACACGATGTACGAGGCCTTCGAGAAGGTGGCGGACATTTTCCAGCGCCAACGGCGGTTCCAAGGCTGGCAGTCGCTCCACAACGACCTCATGGGTACCATTGAGGACGCGCTCCCGCCGGAGGACGAACGTCCCACGGTCGCCGCTATTTGGCGCGGTGTTAGTCCTGACTCCGGCCGGTTCCGAATCGCGCCCCTCCACCGCCTCGGCAACAATACTAAGTCCTACTATCGCCTCGGTATGCAGGACGCCTTCGAGGGACAGTACCCAGACGGACCTGTTGGCTACGAAGAACTGGCCCGCGCTGACCCTGACTATATCGGCGCTGTCGGCGCACTCACATCAGCGACCCACGAGGAGTTCGTGAATACCGTCATTGAGCCCTTCGAGAACAACGAGAACGGCCAACGACTCCGCGCCGTCCAGAACGGCAATGTCATCCGAAGTGGCGGTCAGTATATGGGCCCCATCGTCGATATGTTTTCCACCGAAGCTGTCGCGAAGCAGGTTTACCCCGACGAATTCGGCGAATGGC